The window AGAATAAAAAAATCGATAGTGGTTTAGGCCAAGAAGATAAAATGGGGAGTGGAAACTTGTCTTCAGTTACAGCAGAATGTAATCAGAAGCAGGCCCGAAATTGGTCTGGTCCCAAGCCTGATAATGCTTCTGACTCTATCCCTTCAGGGCTAAGTGATAGTTTGAGTGATAGTCAAGTGCGTTTGGAAGATCAAAGTTGTACAACATCGTCATCGCCATTTGTGGGCAGTGGTGTTCGTTTTGATGGTTTTGGGAATGCTGTTGAGGCTACATTTCAGGATAGAACTGAAAAGAAAGTTCATTTTAGTTTTAGTAGCAAGTGGGATGACATGGGGATGCAAAATGTAGAGTTTAAAACACTGAATATGATAGGAAActtgaatagaaaatttgaaacaaaaaaggATTCGTCTAAAGCCACTagatcaaagaaaaagaaagttaagTCAAAAAACCTCAATCCAGTTCAGCTGAGTTCCACACAAGATATTATCTTGGGGGAAAATTTGCAGGAAATTGATGACTCTTGTGAACCGTattctccaatggatatttctCCCTATCAGGAGACCCTGGCAGAGAGTAATTTCTCAAGAGAAACTTCAGTAACATCAGAAGAGACTCTCCATGTTGATGATGATTGTGCCTCAAATGAGTCACATCCAGCAGTTTCAAACGATATGACAGATGAAGAACTGGTTGATGCTGCAGAACGTCTGGATATAAATGATGATGAAAAGTGCAAAGAGAAGGAAGAGGAAAAATCTgcatactgttttgataaagtATTTAATGCCGAGGGACCTTCTGAAGAGTCTATATCGGGGACCGAGACGGAAAGCTTCAAATCTGCAACCGAACACTTAGACTATAGCACTGATAGCTTTGTGACTGCAGCTGATACACTTGCCACAGGTTCGGATACAGAAGTAAGTTCTGGCTTAGGGATTGGGAAGCAGGAGGGTGATGGGGACAGTCATTTCGATTTTGCTCCAAGAATGGAAGAGAGTGGCCAGGGTAGTTTCATCTTTGCTGCATCTTCTGCTGCCCAAGGTCAATCATTGACAACAGCTCGTGCCTCCAAGAAGAAAAGTCGATCCAAAGTTGGTCAAGATTCACATTGTTTGTCTCCAAATAGCAAAGACTCGTACTCATCATCCCGTTTAGATTATTTTCCGGTCTCTGGAACGTGTGCACTTTCGTCCCCCAGGCAAGGTCGAAAAGGTGATGCATCTACCTTGTTGAACCAAACTGGTTATATTTCCGAGCCAGTTAAGAAACAGGAATCCAAGGGAGAGAATAACTCAAGTACATCTGCCAGCATAGTGGCCCAGGAAGCTTGTGAAAAATGGCGACTCAGGTGTGGATTCATTTAGATATTCTCAGAGCAATCTTTACTGTATTCTTGCATGATGATGAATAATAGTCTTATCCAAATGTCTTTTGTGTTCTTCATTTTGGTTGTAGTAGCTTGAGTGGCTCTgcaaatttgatatttggtgtagcattttacattttctgaaACCATGCATATAATGTGGATTTGCATCAGGGGAAACCAAGCCTATGCAACTGGGGATTTGTCTAAAGCGGAGGATTTTTATTCTCAAGGGGTGAACTCTGTTCCTGAAAATGAGACATCCAAGGGCTGTCTTAGGGCTCTGATGTTGTGCTATAGCAACCGTGCTGCAACTCGTATGTCTCTTGGAAGAATAAAAGATGCTCTAGAAGATTGTATGAAGGCTTATGTGATAGATCCCAGCTTCCTCAGAGTGCAAGTTCGAGCTGCAAAGTAAGACCTGTCTACTTCTTggcttttttccccttttattattattaatatttttatttttttcaaatgcaagatattattattattattattttatttttttcacgtGTTTGTAtaatcttctttttttcccttgagTTTCTTCATGAatcagttttgaatttttttttttttttggtaatgaTATAGTACTTCTTTGTTTGTCatgatttttgttcttttttttataatatgttTAATATGCTTTTACAATTGGGTTAGTATTGGCAGTTCCTAGGGTGAGAAACCTCTGCTCTGGTCTTGAATTAACAATGACAGAAGGTGTTTTAGTTGCTTTACCCTAACCCTACTTAAACGCTTTACACTTATAGGCAGATAGCATGGGCAGGTGATCAAGACTAGATTATCGGAacaaaatattataaaataacttcaaaaaatgGGGTTAGTCAGGCCTCCAAAAGCAGTGGGAAGATCTTTATTACTATATCAAATATCAGGGAGGTCAGTGGAAGTAATCCTTCACAGTAGTGCAATTTTTTCCCCCTATGTAGTTACTGAAATGACCTGATCTTAATGTTGAAGAACTAAAAAATTGAAACAAGATTTAGTTGTAGAGAAATGCTCTTATTCTCTTTGAGTACTATCTTGAAATCTCCACAAGTAGCCGTCAACGGTGAAGTCAATAGTTGTGATAATTCTCTTTTCCTGTCTGTAGAGGTGCGTGTGTGCATTGAGGTCCATGGTAAGATGATATTGGAGAGATATCAACTAACGTTTATGTGGATTGTGGATTGTCCAGCTGTATCAAAAATAAGGATAAAAAAGTAAACATCTTTGATGTGTGGTTTAGAGCACTAATCAAACAAAAGATTGGCTATAGTGATGTCAATTAATTTTGACTCATAATTCCAAAGCCTCCTAAGATTTATAGGCTATATAGCACATTGTTATTTGAATGCTAATGGTGATTCAATTTTGGAAATTGATACAAATTTGATTCACTATTTATGAGTGATATGCTTTGAATCTTGGGAACTGTAATTTTGGAGCTTTGAGCAGCAGGAAGGTATAGTTATTTTATGCTTTCATGTTTCTTACTGATTCTTTTCTTTAGTTGCTATCTTGCCCTAGGGGAAGTTGATGATGCATCATTGCATTATATGAAGTGCTTGCAAGCGGGGAGTGACGTCTGTGCGGATCGAAAACTTTTGGTAGAAGCATCTGAGGGCCTAGAAAAGGCACAGGTATAAAAGTACCTTTTTGCTGTAACAAAGCTACGACAGTATAAAATAATGTAGGTAAACTCTCTACAGAATGGTAAAAACTCTACACTGATCTGGGACATTGTACCAACCTTTGGACCTGATGATTCAGTGTTATGCATGCACTTGGAAATTTACCTTATAAGGATTGAACAACAAAATGATTCTTAAGAATCAAGTCAAGGGTTGGAGGTTTGTGGATCTCACAATTGAATATGCTTGTGTGCATAGGTTGTACACCCTTTCTATAATTTGACAAGCTACTTAAGTATAGAAAGTAGTTCctggaaaagaatatttgttAAGCACATATAACATCCTTTTATAGTTTACTTTCTCAATTGGAATGCAAGAAAGAAATCCTGCTTGAAATATCTTACTATATGCCTCAATTGCAGTTTTCTGTGGGTTCACATTCCCAAATTCTCAGTTACACATGATTACAGAATTGGATATTGGACACCCAACCTTGTTAGTAGCATACAACTTGAACCAAGTAAATTACTGATGTACTTGGGCCTGGACCTGTTGGGGACTTGGGCCACCAGAAGTTTTAGACTTCAGGATTAAAGAGCTTTGACCCAATTTCTGTTTGTGTAACTTCCATATATTGCAGAGAAAGCATATAGCTTAATCTGTTTGTTCTTGGATTCTGGAAGGTTAAGCAATTTCAATAAATTGGTCCAACTTCCTGACTTTGGCAAGTAGCATGTATGATTCCTCAAAACTAGGAATTTGTCTTCAAAACTCAAGTGAATCCTAAATCTTAAGGTAGCATTTCATTTCATAGTCTGTGGAATTTGATAGGCCATACATACCATCCTATAGAAAAAGTTATGTCTTTCTTCATGATTGATCTTTTAATGTTTTGTGAAAGTGATTatgaattgagaaaaaggaGATAGATGACAAAGAATGGAGATGGGATCTAATATAGAGTTAGAGCAGCCTTATTTGTTATGTGTAGTAATTAGTTGTATTAATCAGCTGTTCTTCTTCCAGGTCTGTACAATTTGCAAAAGCTGAATGCCATGCTAGATGGATAATGATTCCAGCCTAATATCTTTTGTTGTGCATGGTTaataattgattcaatttcttctAATAAACCCCAAAACCAGAATCTTCTTCCTTTGTCAATCAGGTTATTAGTTACTTGATTTATTGTGTCCACATATAAATTATGTTTCACCATAAACTTTGCACCTTGTAGTTTTAGACTAATCAGTCATATATAGCATCCTCTGCTATTGCTAGGGGAACGTAAAGAAATTGTTAGTTGGGAATCAAGCGTAGTTGAACTTCAGAAGAGTATGCTTACTTGaatttctgaaaattaaatCTGTTCTTCACTATCTATGTTCGTATATTTGGAGTTCCCGGCAAGAGTATTTTAGTTCCCAATCACTGACTGTATTTGTCTTGGTATAGAATCTGAGGGGTGAACTTGGAATGTGATTGCATTCATTGCTTTCCCGTCAACTAAACAAAGCCCATATCATTTGTGAGATTGAGGTCAAATTCCTTTCTAGGTAGGCTTAACTTGAGATGAATGTGATTGCTGGTGATGATTTTGCTGATACAAGTCCCTATTAAAAGAAGAATGTCAGCAAAAATGTTGCTTTAATTTTGTTTCTGGATaaatatgccaaaaaaaaagaatgatgaATGCAATTTGGAACTTCTAATGACAGTAATTTTTGATCCATGGCTGCCAGAAAGTATCAGAGTTCATGAAGCAATCCGCCGAATGTTTGCAACAAGGAACGTCTGCTGATGCGGAGACTGCATTGGGTTTAATTGATGAGGCACTGATTATAAGTCCTTACTCAGAACATTTACTTGAAAGCAAAGCTAATTCTCTTCTTATGGTATGTCTCAATATGCTTGACAAAAAATCTTCACTAAGGAGCTTTGCCTtataatgaaaattttctaatgcaCATTCTGCATTGGAATAATTTTCCACTAGAAGTTTATGAATGTTGATTTCATTTTACAGCTACAGAGGTATGAAGATGTTATTCAGTTGTGTGGTCAGAACCTTGGTGCCTTTGTATCGAAATTTGATGTTTCTGACGCACATAAGGACTCTCGTTCCCGGGTTTGGTGCTGTTCACTTCTTGTTAAGGCTCACTTTTATGCTGGAAGGCTGGAGGAAGCTCTTGAATTTTTGAGGAAGCAAGAGGAGTCACTCCCTGTCATAGAGAAGTACCACACTCTATGCATCTGTCTGCATTAACACTATTTTTAAGATTGTCTTAATGATAAATCCAAGTTGCTAATTTCTGTTTAGTTTCTCACTTGGATCCTCTCTGCAGGGGTCAAAGCAAGAATTTAGAATCTCTCATTCCTTTGGCTGGCACCATACGTGAACTCTTACATAATAAGGTTGTTATTCTTTATGCCCGTATTTTGATGTCATGCTTGTATTGTTTATGCCATCAACCTTTTCCTCATATtacaatttaaaagaaaaacacgAGTGATTAGCCTGAGATTTTCTTGGATAGCTTTTTTAATTCCCATATTCCATCAGTCTTCAGGGATTAGATTCGAAATTTCATGTAAAAGAAGATGTTTTATGATTTTCtggacatatatatatatatatatatatttgatttattattgATCTGTTGGACTGTTTGACTTAGTACTCTGGTAAAACTTTAGAGCTATTTGACAATAGCTTAGAGGATCAAAAAATTGTTTTGAGATTTAGCTTATTCtggattttctttttccaaagtTTTGGTTAATGTGGATTTCTCTTTTCATTATCTTCCTTTTGGGTCAGTTCTAAAAGGTTTGATTGCATTAGATCTTATGTGAATTTTTGCTATCAGCGGATTCAGCTTATAAACATATTTCTTACATTTTAAGCCATCTATTATTCTAAAGATTTTGACCAAATCTATCAAGGCTTAGTGATCTTAAAAAGCTTGCTCATAAGAGAGGTAACGTACGTGGTTCCTAAAAAGTGAGGCTTATTTGGAAACATCAGAAGAAACTATAGACCAAAAATTGACTGATCAGACAGTACAGATGAATGTGCTTGTTATATGTGTTCTGTTCAGAGATGGAATAGCCTTGTTACAGGTTACGTTTCAGGGGTCATGATCATCAAAGCTTTAGCTTCCTAATGTAATAATGTATTGACATAATCACATTCAAATCTGTCAGATGGAGTTGGTATAGATTAAGGTCAAGAAAGCTTGTATGTCGTTCTTCTAGGAGTTGAGTTGTTTTGGAGGTGTTAGTTGTTGTATTAATCCTTCTTGAGTGAAATCCTGTTCTTTTGACCTTCAAGATGGTTAGCTTTTCACTTGGCCAGTCACCCTGTGTTGAAGGAGAAGGCTTGGCCATTTCAAATCCATTAGATTGGAGAAGGAAATTCTATTCATTGGTGACATAATGTTTAGAAATAAAGGGATTTTGTAGGATGGTGTTATGGTGGAACTTGGTGATTTGTACACAGTTCAAGGGAAAAACATATGAAAAGGAATGTATTTGCTTCATTTTGAAGGAGAACTTTCTGgatttagatgattttttttatgCCCTAAGCTTGTATTTTTACCATCCATTGatttaatttcattcaatgtGGTAATTGAATGATTCCAGCATGCAGTTTCTTAGCTAATGAGTTTTCTTTTTTCGGCAGATTTTGTTATTAGGGTGTGCATATCAAGATTTAAACAACAATACTTTTGGTCTCTATAACTTGCACTTCGTCTAATGAGTTAAGAGTAGGTTTTCAGCATTTTTATGAAGTTGTATTTCATGCTGAATTTTCATGATGCATGTTTGGCCCTGAGAGTGCTGATGATATTTCTGGATAGAATTAGGACATCCAGTATTTTCTTCTCATTTACGTATGTTATTCATAAAGTGAATTTGTAAGCAAAGCAAAACTCTCCTTCTGGTGACTTCTGAACTCCAATTGAGTAAACATATAGTTTATTGAAATATTAAAAAGACTATTCAAGAACTTATTTCTTGTGGATACTTGAAATATTGTTAACTGGCAACATTGATCGAGGTTTTTATGAAGATACACATCCTTGGCCTGCATAAAGTTCAGTTGCCATTGATCAAGGTTTTCTATAAAGTTTGATTAGCTTATTTTCTGGGAGCTGTTGTCCTTAATGCATTAATGACTGCATGTCTTATTGGTCCATGCGCCAAATGGAAATTTACTTGGTAGAACCTCCCTGGAATCAaggtccccccccccccctctcttctTATAATGGAGCCATTGACAGAATTATAGACTGCTTGCTTTGGGAAACTAAGTACCACGACTTGTCCACTAAAGTAGGCTTACTTGTCTACCACTTGTCCACCTTTGGTTGAGAGAGGGCATTGTGGGGAATGAAGTAGGCTTAGGTGGTGGCTGATGTTATCTGAGTGCAAAAGTAAGTTGCTTCGTCTTCCTGGTGCACAGAAAGTAATCAAAATAGAATTGCCTGTTGACCATGGCGCCTGGCTATGGAGGTTTTTGACTCAGGAAGTTTTTATTCTGGGGGGGTGTTGGGGAGGGAGGAATGACTCAAGTAGGAAAGGGAGAAGGACAAGCATGAGATAGAGGGGAAAAGATGCTACTGAAATATCATaatttggttgaattttgtcTGCGAGATAGGGAAAGGAGATTTGGGTTTAGCTAGAGATTAGAGAGACAGGACTTAAGGGACCCTTTTACCGCTTAATTTTGATGTCAAAATGCTGTTACATTCTGTTATTATTAGTATAAAAATGTCATACCAGTCTTTGAATGTTGCTGAGTTGGGCTTCATTTGGCACATTTAGCTACAACTATTCAGGGTATGGTTCTTTAATGGAATATGATAGGACTGATAGAATTATTGGTGGAAGGCGATGATATATCAATAAAGACTAATTCTTATAATCTTTTAACAGGGAGAAGGAAGACCAAAACACAGATCTGGACTGTTGATGAAATATAGACAGTGTGTAGCTACATGACACACTTGAACTAAAGCAAAATATTATCGTGCATTTAGTTATTAAAATTCTTATTCTTGGCTGTCTCCATCTTTCTTTATTTGGTTTGCATGCGGGCACAAGTGTTTGTAAActtcctctttcatgaattcCAATGCTATAAATTCTTCAAATACATATTAGAAACTGCAAATAGCACCATGTGGAGTTGTTTCCTAGGGTGTAAAGCACTCGTGCATTTTGGCTTCAGGGTGCAGGAAATGAAGCATTTCAATCAGGGAGGCATGCAGAAGCTGTACAGCACTACACTGCTGCTATATTATGCAATGTTGAGTCAAGGCCTTTTGCATCAATATGTTTCTGTAATCGAGCTGCTGCATATCGAGCTATGGGTCAATTTGCAGATGCAATAGCTGATTGTAGCTTGGCTATAGCCCTTGATGCGAATTACTTGAAGGTTTGCCTTGATATGTAGTTTTCAGTATCATGCTGCTTAGGAACTATTTAGTTCAGATTATGAATTGGGACTTTTAAGTCCTCTTAATGTTCTTTTGAATTCCGCAGATCACCAAACTAACATTTTAGATCGAAAAAGAGGCTGTTCATCTGACTTTAGGTTTTCTGATTCAAACAGAGTGGGGTCTCCATGTTGCTTGTGGGAGATTATCATTTAGGAGTCCGAAGAAAATACTTAAGAATGGAGCCAGAGAAATACTTTAGAATGTTTTACATAGTACTTTCAGTACATGAGTTGATTTTTATATCAGTGTAGTTTTCTTCAAGAATTTAACTCCTAGTGCTGGGTTTTTTCCCAGAATGAAATAATTGTTGATCCTTCTATGTTTCCAAAGCTTTTTTGTGTGGCCTCATATGTTGGTTGAACTTTTCCAAATACTTCTTAATTTTCCCagtccttatttctaaaaaatGTAGACTTTTCTAAACTTTGGACAGATGCTGTTAGAAGATACTGTCTGCATCTTTAGCAATGGTTTGCCATCTTCTACCAAGTGCATCGTAACTTTGTGTAATACTTGACTTCGaggaaaataagaagaaaaggcAATTAATGAATATCTAGTTATTAACCTAAATCAACATAACTAGTGAGGATGGATTTAATGCTGTTAAGTTTTCAATGAGCAACGTGCTTAAAGTCATCTGAACTTTGGTGAAGAATAAATTGGATATTTGAGTGCTTGGAATTAGGTTTTTACTCGATTAGTAAATTTATTGCTTTGAGAAACTTTAGGAGTGCCGAGACAATGAATACTGGATTAGAACAAAAATATACAACTCCACTTAAACTGTTTTCAGTACTTTGTACATCTGTTTAGTCTTGGATGCACTCATAGCTTACATGTTATCTTTTGGGTATTGAAAGTAGATTAGGATAATTAGAgtggggggaaaagaaaaaactttagCTGCCACCTGGAGAAGATCTCCCTTTTAGCCAGACTGAGAGAAGTACTCTTCGATACTGGCTACTTTTTGTAGCTTCTGTAGTCTTGCAAACTTGAATTGCATGACCATATACTTGATTTTGCAGCTGTTTGCATCTTTAAAAGTAAAAGCAGTATATGCATAGCCTCTTTAGATCAAAGAAactgaattttatcttttcttgcTGCAACTGTTAGGTTTCAGACTTAAAATGGTTATtattcaaatcttctttttgatAGACTTAGTTTATCCGTTCACTCTTTTTAAGGGTTGTTACACATTTGCAGGCATTCTCCAGACGTGCTGCTCTTTATGAATTGATCAGAGATTATGGACAAGCAGCTCTTGATCTACAAAGGCTTGTATCTCTTCTCACCAGGAAATTGGAGGATAGAACTTATCAGTTGGCATCATCTGACAGAATGAAATATATAAATGAGCTTAAGCAAGCTCAAATAAAGCTTTCTCAGATGGAAGAAGCTTCCAGAAAGGAAATTCCCTTAAATATGTACCTCATTCTGTAAGTTTGATTTATCCTTATACTCAGTTTCTGAATGTGAATTAATGGCATTTGAGACTGCAGTTGCTGCCAACAATTAATTTTGCTAATTATGAAATATGTGTACTATCATATGTCAATCAGTTGGGGTAATATGGTCTGGCTACAGTCTGCTTGCCTTGCTTCagctttttcaaaaattttatgatGTACAGAATAGTGTAGTACATTTCTAAGATAACCATATTGATGTCTTCGTTTCTCGTTTTTTTGACACTTTTTACTTCTGACCTAGTTCTTTGCTGATAGGTATTTTATCAGCATGAACTGTTTTCTCTGCTTGTAGTTAATGAAATTGTTGTACGATTGGAAGAATTTTAGCTGATAAATGTGAAAAAAGGGCTCTTTTTAGTTTGCTTGTACTTGGAGTAATTTTGTAAAAAGATTCTTTTATCATTTAcaccaatcacctttttatcactcATAACTCTATCCAATGAAGTGCTACAGTACTACTTTTCAAGAAAACTCTCCCAGAAAATAAGTTTTTTGTTCCATTCCCCCCTTATATGGATTCAATGGAGAAGACAGATAAAGCTATCTTCTCAGCATGTTGCTTTCTAGTTGGTGTATGAATGCCATCAACTTAACTCTCATTTTAACTCAAAGTTGAGATCTTATGAGTGGCATTACCATGAAATTTGGTCTTCTATGGCTTGAGATGTTTTCATTTGTATGTTTGATTTAGTTGAGTAGGAAATAGCGCCTGTAAACTCTGGAGAGAACAGCATAGATTAGATCAAGTAAGAGAAGAGGTTGTATACTTTGTTCCAATGGTTTATGATGGTTTTTGAATTGGTTGAGGATACTTGTGAATTTTGACTCTTCCAGAGCTATGCCTCGTACCTATTGAGAAGATTTACCTGTCTTTTAGTGAAAAGGACTTTTTGGCAGGGTTGGGAAATTTTCTTCTATTGGTTTTCCATTACTGGTACATATTTAGTAATAAAAAAGGGGATATCATGAATAAAAGAAGTGTACAAGTACCCTTGTAATTCAAGCAAAGGGTTCATTGCACGTTCTTTGCATGTAGTAGTTATCTCACTACTAGAAAACATATAAAACATCTAGTGCTTTACAATCCATAAAAGTTTTGCTAAGTCCTGAAAAGCTCTCCTACACCTTACAACCAATATTACCCACAAAAAAAACGTGCATAACATTCCAAAGCTTCGTCATGTGCTGTATACTTTCC is drawn from Coffea arabica cultivar ET-39 chromosome 1c, Coffea Arabica ET-39 HiFi, whole genome shotgun sequence and contains these coding sequences:
- the LOC113720213 gene encoding uncharacterized protein, with translation MSPAFIDSSGAPPRATTQNPNGQIFLTSFSSSFEFFDSKRNIYKTSAISASSDPISAMDPNFGFNSPALGPTKPGGLSSKAAPRITRRKKAMPAHHLRSTGDDPGVNPFRPVSEMSSGSGFLNSGHFDLRSDAFAFGGSRIGSSDGNLFSNSRLDSFMEKNEVADEIMNLRIGKERSVNLGGNVKKTSGDIDETAECDLPDYMRQLNIENDGKVRSFREELQNELKKLNIKESLSRINSQSFANQGSCGSSETVPRDNMENFKIEESLSGRENKKIDSGLGQEDKMGSGNLSSVTAECNQKQARNWSGPKPDNASDSIPSGLSDSLSDSQVRLEDQSCTTSSSPFVGSGVRFDGFGNAVEATFQDRTEKKVHFSFSSKWDDMGMQNVEFKTLNMIGNLNRKFETKKDSSKATRSKKKKVKSKNLNPVQLSSTQDIILGENLQEIDDSCEPYSPMDISPYQETLAESNFSRETSVTSEETLHVDDDCASNESHPAVSNDMTDEELVDAAERLDINDDEKCKEKEEEKSAYCFDKVFNAEGPSEESISGTETESFKSATEHLDYSTDSFVTAADTLATGSDTEVSSGLGIGKQEGDGDSHFDFAPRMEESGQGSFIFAASSAAQGQSLTTARASKKKSRSKVGQDSHCLSPNSKDSYSSSRLDYFPVSGTCALSSPRQGRKGDASTLLNQTGYISEPVKKQESKGENNSSTSASIVAQEACEKWRLRGNQAYATGDLSKAEDFYSQGVNSVPENETSKGCLRALMLCYSNRAATRMSLGRIKDALEDCMKAYVIDPSFLRVQVRAANCYLALGEVDDASLHYMKCLQAGSDVCADRKLLVEASEGLEKAQKVSEFMKQSAECLQQGTSADAETALGLIDEALIISPYSEHLLESKANSLLMLQRYEDVIQLCGQNLGAFVSKFDVSDAHKDSRSRVWCCSLLVKAHFYAGRLEEALEFLRKQEESLPVIEKGQSKNLESLIPLAGTIRELLHNKGAGNEAFQSGRHAEAVQHYTAAILCNVESRPFASICFCNRAAAYRAMGQFADAIADCSLAIALDANYLKAFSRRAALYELIRDYGQAALDLQRLVSLLTRKLEDRTYQLASSDRMKYINELKQAQIKLSQMEEASRKEIPLNMYLILGVDPSAAASEIKKAYRRAALKHHPDKAAQSLARSENGDEGMWKEIAEEVHKDADRLFKMIGEAYAVLSDPLKRSQYDMEEEIRNGQNTGSGRNTSKMHADFQNYQFERGGGRWQEGWRSHGSSQFRSAERNRSSRYP